In bacterium, a genomic segment contains:
- a CDS encoding aminotransferase class I/II-fold pyridoxal phosphate-dependent enzyme, protein MVKVKPVAGTRSASGRIYLSPPHIGEAEKEFVLEAFETNWIAPIGPHVDAFEREFCEVTGCRHAAAVISGTAALHLALQLIGVRPGDEVLCSTLTFIASASPVTYLGARPFFIDSDRTSWNMDPELLTDELKERARRNRLPKAVVLVHLFGQSADIDPILAACNRYGVPLIEDAAEALGATYQGRSPGTFGLAGVYSFNGNKIITTSGGGMLVSDDEELVSRARFLATQARDPAPHYEHSVIGYNYRLSNVLAGIGRGQLRALHERIETRRRNYQFYQAGLADADGIEFMPEAPFGKCTRWLTCLTIDPERFGADRDGILAALGRENIEARPIWKPLHLQPAFRGCTCRGGAVAEDLFNRGLCLPSGSNLTSDDLERIVGVILSCRQGKREPWNRIRYHEKKPN, encoded by the coding sequence AGATCAGCATCAGGCCGCATCTATCTTTCTCCTCCGCACATAGGGGAAGCGGAAAAGGAGTTTGTTCTCGAAGCCTTTGAAACGAATTGGATCGCACCGATAGGGCCGCATGTGGATGCCTTCGAGCGCGAGTTCTGTGAGGTAACAGGATGCAGGCATGCGGCAGCCGTAATCTCGGGTACAGCCGCTCTGCACCTTGCCCTCCAGTTAATCGGCGTCCGTCCGGGTGATGAGGTTCTCTGCTCTACCCTGACTTTTATTGCCAGTGCCTCGCCTGTTACCTACCTTGGGGCCAGGCCATTTTTTATCGACAGCGACCGGACATCCTGGAACATGGATCCGGAGCTTTTGACTGATGAGCTGAAAGAGCGGGCCCGCAGAAACCGGCTGCCCAAAGCTGTGGTTCTGGTCCACCTGTTCGGCCAGAGTGCGGACATTGACCCTATTCTTGCGGCCTGTAACCGTTATGGCGTACCGCTGATCGAAGATGCCGCCGAAGCCCTGGGAGCCACATATCAGGGACGATCTCCCGGCACCTTCGGCCTGGCCGGGGTGTATTCCTTTAACGGCAATAAGATTATTACGACTTCAGGCGGGGGCATGCTCGTTTCGGATGATGAGGAACTGGTGTCAAGAGCCCGGTTTCTGGCTACCCAGGCAAGGGATCCGGCCCCGCATTACGAGCATTCGGTTATCGGCTATAATTACCGGCTCAGCAATGTGCTGGCTGGAATCGGCCGGGGGCAGCTTCGTGCCCTGCACGAGCGGATCGAGACCAGACGCCGCAATTACCAGTTTTATCAGGCCGGCCTGGCTGATGCTGACGGGATTGAATTCATGCCGGAAGCTCCCTTCGGCAAGTGTACGCGCTGGCTCACCTGCCTGACCATAGACCCCGAAAGATTCGGTGCGGACAGGGATGGAATTCTTGCCGCACTTGGCAGGGAGAATATCGAAGCCAGGCCGATCTGGAAGCCCCTCCACCTTCAGCCAGCCTTCAGGGGTTGCACGTGCCGGGGCGGAGCTGTAGCTGAAGACCTCTTTAACCGTGGCCTCTGCCTCCCCTCAGGATCAAACCTGACCAGTGATGACCTTGAGCGGATCGTCGGCGTTATCCTGAGCTGTCGGCAGGGAAAGAGAGAGCCCTGGAATAGAATACGGTATCATGAAAAAAAACCTAATTGA